One Malania oleifera isolate guangnan ecotype guangnan chromosome 9, ASM2987363v1, whole genome shotgun sequence DNA segment encodes these proteins:
- the LOC131164362 gene encoding chloride channel protein CLC-c isoform X1 — protein MDRREKEDHDVEIEGVFMEGSEREVMDRYESEKEVILGMRQPLLVKNRMNNTSQIAIVGAKVFPIESLDYEIVENDLFKQDWRSRKKVEIFQYIVLKWTLALLIGLSTGLVGFFNNLAVENIAGFKLLLINNLMLGQKYIQAFAAYAGCNMVLAVAAAALCAYIAPAAAGSGIPEVKAYLNGVDAHSILAPSTLVVKIFGSIFGVAAGFVVGKEGPMVHTGACIANLLGQGGSRKYHLTWRWLRYFKNDRDRRDLITCGAAAGVAAAFRAPVGGVLFALEEAASWWRSALLWRTFFTTAVVAVVLRTFIQFCRSGQCGLFGQGGLIMFDVNSATATYDTADLLAVIFLGIVGGIFGSLYNYLVDKVLRTYSILNERGPAFKILLVMTISLLTSCCSYGLPWLAHCAPCPVELKERCPTLGRSGNFKNFQCPPGHYNDLASLLLNTNDDAIRNLLTSQTEKEFHLSTLVIFFAAMYCLGIITYGIAIPSGLFIPVILAGASYGRLLGKLLGPLSDLDKGLFAILGAASFLGGTMRMTVSLCVILLELTNDLLLLPLVMLVLLISKTVADCFNKGVYDQIVRMKGLPYMESHAEPYMRHLVASDVVSGPLVTFSGVEKVGNIYHALKKTSHNGFPVIDEPPFTTAPELCGLVLRSHLLVLLKGKKFTKQRALVGSEMTRRFKAHDFAKAGSGKGIKLEDLDIKEEEMELYVDLHPITNTSPYTVVETMSLAKAALLFRELGLRHLCVVPKTPGRPPIVGILTRHDFMPEHVLGIYPQFNHHK, from the exons atgGATCGGAGGGAGAAGGAGGATCACGACGTAGAGATCGAAGGAGTGTTCATGGAGGGGAGCGAGAGGGAGGTCATGGACAGGTACGAGTCGGAGAAGGAAGTCATTTTGGGGATGAGACAGCCTCTTCTCGTCAAGAACAGGATGAACAATACCTCTCAGATTGCCATTGTCGGAGCTAAAGTTTTCCCCATTGAGAGCCTCGATTACGA GATTGTTGAGAATGACCTTTTTAAGCAGGACTGGAGATCTAGGAAAAAGGTTGAGATATTTCAGTATATCGTGCTTAAGTGGACCCTTGCCCTTCTCATTGGGTTAAGTACTGGGCTTGTTGGCTTCTTTAATAACCTTGCAGTCGAAAATATAGCTGGTTTCAAACTTCTGCTCATTAACAATCTCATGCTTGGGCAAAA GTATATTCAAGCATTTGCAGCATACGCTGGTTGCAACATGGTTTTAGCAGTTGCTGCTGCTGCCCTCTGCGCTTACATTGCTCCTGCAGCAGCAGGCTCTGGCATACCTGAGGTGAAAGCTTATCTCAATGGTGTCGATGCCCATTCTATATTAGCTCCAAGTACCCTCGTAGTAAAG ATTTTTGGTTCGATTTTTGGAGTTGCTGCTGGATTTGTTGTTGGTAAGGAAGGGCCCATGGTCCACACAGGGGCTTGCATAGCCAACTTACTTGGGCAGGGAGGTTCCCGCAAATACCATTTGACTTGGAGATGGCTCAGATACTTCAAAAATGATAGGGATCGGCGGGATTTGATCACATGTGGTGCTGCTGCTGGTGTTGCAGCTGCCTTTCGTGCCCCGGTTGGAGGGGTCCTCTTTGCACTTGAAGAAGCAGCTTCAtg GTGGCGGAGTGCTCTTCTCTGGAGAACATTTTTTACAACTGCTGTCGTGGCAGTGGTTTTAAGAACATTCATACAATTTTGCCGGAGTGGTCAATGTGGTTTATTTGGGCAAGGAGGTCTGATCATGTTTGATGTCAATTCGGCAACAGCCACTTATGATACTGCAGATTTACTGGCTGTTATATTTCTTGGAATTGTTGGAGGCATTTTCGGAAGCCTTTACAATTATCTTGTTGACAAGGTCCTTCGTACTTATAGCATTTTAAATGA GAGAGGTCCTGCATTTAAAATTCTGCTTGTCATGACCATCTCTCTTCTTACCTCTTGCTGCTCATATGGCCTTCCATGGCTTGCACACTGTGCTCCATGCCCTGTTGAATTGAAGGAACGCTGCCCAACCTTAGGCCGCTCTGGTAACTTCAAGAACTTCCAATGCCCACCAGGCCATTACAATGACCTTGCATCCCTCTTACTCAACACCAACGATGATGCTATCCGCAATCTATTGACCTCTCAAACTGAGAAGGAATTTCACCTCTCTACCCTCGTCATTTTCTTCGCTGCTATGTACTGCCTTGGCATTATCACTTATGGCATTGCAATCCCATCTGGGCTCTTCATCCCTGTTATACTTGCTGGAGCGTCCTATGGGCGCCTACTTGGGAAACTCCTTGGTCCTCTCTCTGATCTTGATAAAGGTCTTTTCGCCATCCTTGGTGCTGCCTCCTTCCTTGGTGGCACTATGAGAATGACAGTTTCGCTTTGTGTCATACTGCTAGAACTTACTAATGATCTATTATTGCTCCCACTGGTGATGTTAGTTCTCCTAATTTCGAAAACCGTGGCCGACTGCTTCAACAAGGGAGTCTATGATCAAATTGTGAGAATGAAGGGTTTGCCCTACATGGAGTCCCATGCAGAACCATACATGAGGCATTTGGTTGCAAGCGATGTAGTTTCTGGTCCTTTAGTCACCTTTTCTGGTGTTGAAAAAGTGGGGAATATATACCATGCTTTGAAGAAGACAAGTCATAATGGGTTCCCTGTGATTGATGAGCCACCATTCACGACCGCACCTGAATTATGTGGGCTGGTTTTGAGGTCTCATTTACTCGTTTTGCTTAAAGGAAAGAAGTTTACAAAGCAGAGGGCGTTGGTGGGATCAGAAATGACGAGGAGATTTAAAGCACACGATTTTGCAAAAGCAGGATCAGGCAAGGGGATCAAACTAGAGGATTTGGATATAAAGGAGGAGGAGATGGAGCTGTACGTCGACCTCCATCCCATCACCAACACATCACCTTATACAGTGGTGGAAACAATGTCTCTAGCCAAAGCTGCACTCCTCTTCCGGGAGCTTGGCCTCAGGCACCTGTGCGTTGTGCCAAAGACACCAGGG
- the LOC131164362 gene encoding chloride channel protein CLC-c isoform X2, whose protein sequence is MVLAVAAAALCAYIAPAAAGSGIPEVKAYLNGVDAHSILAPSTLVVKIFGSIFGVAAGFVVGKEGPMVHTGACIANLLGQGGSRKYHLTWRWLRYFKNDRDRRDLITCGAAAGVAAAFRAPVGGVLFALEEAASWWRSALLWRTFFTTAVVAVVLRTFIQFCRSGQCGLFGQGGLIMFDVNSATATYDTADLLAVIFLGIVGGIFGSLYNYLVDKVLRTYSILNERGPAFKILLVMTISLLTSCCSYGLPWLAHCAPCPVELKERCPTLGRSGNFKNFQCPPGHYNDLASLLLNTNDDAIRNLLTSQTEKEFHLSTLVIFFAAMYCLGIITYGIAIPSGLFIPVILAGASYGRLLGKLLGPLSDLDKGLFAILGAASFLGGTMRMTVSLCVILLELTNDLLLLPLVMLVLLISKTVADCFNKGVYDQIVRMKGLPYMESHAEPYMRHLVASDVVSGPLVTFSGVEKVGNIYHALKKTSHNGFPVIDEPPFTTAPELCGLVLRSHLLVLLKGKKFTKQRALVGSEMTRRFKAHDFAKAGSGKGIKLEDLDIKEEEMELYVDLHPITNTSPYTVVETMSLAKAALLFRELGLRHLCVVPKTPGRPPIVGILTRHDFMPEHVLGIYPQFNHHK, encoded by the exons ATGGTTTTAGCAGTTGCTGCTGCTGCCCTCTGCGCTTACATTGCTCCTGCAGCAGCAGGCTCTGGCATACCTGAGGTGAAAGCTTATCTCAATGGTGTCGATGCCCATTCTATATTAGCTCCAAGTACCCTCGTAGTAAAG ATTTTTGGTTCGATTTTTGGAGTTGCTGCTGGATTTGTTGTTGGTAAGGAAGGGCCCATGGTCCACACAGGGGCTTGCATAGCCAACTTACTTGGGCAGGGAGGTTCCCGCAAATACCATTTGACTTGGAGATGGCTCAGATACTTCAAAAATGATAGGGATCGGCGGGATTTGATCACATGTGGTGCTGCTGCTGGTGTTGCAGCTGCCTTTCGTGCCCCGGTTGGAGGGGTCCTCTTTGCACTTGAAGAAGCAGCTTCAtg GTGGCGGAGTGCTCTTCTCTGGAGAACATTTTTTACAACTGCTGTCGTGGCAGTGGTTTTAAGAACATTCATACAATTTTGCCGGAGTGGTCAATGTGGTTTATTTGGGCAAGGAGGTCTGATCATGTTTGATGTCAATTCGGCAACAGCCACTTATGATACTGCAGATTTACTGGCTGTTATATTTCTTGGAATTGTTGGAGGCATTTTCGGAAGCCTTTACAATTATCTTGTTGACAAGGTCCTTCGTACTTATAGCATTTTAAATGA GAGAGGTCCTGCATTTAAAATTCTGCTTGTCATGACCATCTCTCTTCTTACCTCTTGCTGCTCATATGGCCTTCCATGGCTTGCACACTGTGCTCCATGCCCTGTTGAATTGAAGGAACGCTGCCCAACCTTAGGCCGCTCTGGTAACTTCAAGAACTTCCAATGCCCACCAGGCCATTACAATGACCTTGCATCCCTCTTACTCAACACCAACGATGATGCTATCCGCAATCTATTGACCTCTCAAACTGAGAAGGAATTTCACCTCTCTACCCTCGTCATTTTCTTCGCTGCTATGTACTGCCTTGGCATTATCACTTATGGCATTGCAATCCCATCTGGGCTCTTCATCCCTGTTATACTTGCTGGAGCGTCCTATGGGCGCCTACTTGGGAAACTCCTTGGTCCTCTCTCTGATCTTGATAAAGGTCTTTTCGCCATCCTTGGTGCTGCCTCCTTCCTTGGTGGCACTATGAGAATGACAGTTTCGCTTTGTGTCATACTGCTAGAACTTACTAATGATCTATTATTGCTCCCACTGGTGATGTTAGTTCTCCTAATTTCGAAAACCGTGGCCGACTGCTTCAACAAGGGAGTCTATGATCAAATTGTGAGAATGAAGGGTTTGCCCTACATGGAGTCCCATGCAGAACCATACATGAGGCATTTGGTTGCAAGCGATGTAGTTTCTGGTCCTTTAGTCACCTTTTCTGGTGTTGAAAAAGTGGGGAATATATACCATGCTTTGAAGAAGACAAGTCATAATGGGTTCCCTGTGATTGATGAGCCACCATTCACGACCGCACCTGAATTATGTGGGCTGGTTTTGAGGTCTCATTTACTCGTTTTGCTTAAAGGAAAGAAGTTTACAAAGCAGAGGGCGTTGGTGGGATCAGAAATGACGAGGAGATTTAAAGCACACGATTTTGCAAAAGCAGGATCAGGCAAGGGGATCAAACTAGAGGATTTGGATATAAAGGAGGAGGAGATGGAGCTGTACGTCGACCTCCATCCCATCACCAACACATCACCTTATACAGTGGTGGAAACAATGTCTCTAGCCAAAGCTGCACTCCTCTTCCGGGAGCTTGGCCTCAGGCACCTGTGCGTTGTGCCAAAGACACCAGGG